One region of Azoarcus sp. CIB genomic DNA includes:
- a CDS encoding tripartite tricarboxylate transporter TctB family protein: MSTRARIDAGELLISLVLLALGSFVAFETQGIAETQGYAQVGPRLFPYLIGTGLMLCGAWLAWQALSGGWRAMPDEAETHAAPDRMGFVLISAGVVLHMVLIGWAGFVLASTLLFVLVARGFGSMKPVRDLGIAAVLSTLVYFLFTRGLGLSLPAGPFGG; the protein is encoded by the coding sequence ATGAGCACGCGCGCACGCATCGATGCCGGCGAGCTGCTGATCTCGCTCGTGCTGCTGGCGCTGGGCAGCTTCGTGGCGTTCGAGACCCAGGGCATCGCCGAGACGCAGGGCTATGCGCAGGTCGGCCCGCGCCTCTTCCCCTACCTCATCGGCACCGGCCTCATGCTGTGCGGCGCCTGGCTCGCGTGGCAGGCGCTGTCCGGCGGATGGCGCGCGATGCCGGACGAGGCCGAGACGCACGCCGCGCCCGACCGCATGGGCTTCGTGCTGATCAGCGCCGGCGTGGTGCTGCACATGGTGCTGATCGGCTGGGCCGGCTTCGTCCTCGCCTCGACGCTGCTCTTCGTGCTGGTCGCACGCGGCTTCGGCAGCATGAAGCCGGTGCGCGACCTCGGGATCGCGGCCGTGCTGTCGACGCTCGTGTACTTCCTCTTCACGCGCGGCCTGGGCCTGAGCCTGCCCGCCGGCCCGTTCGGAGGCTGA
- a CDS encoding tripartite tricarboxylate transporter permease, whose amino-acid sequence METLNALLSGFAVALSLQNLFLGFVGVTLGTAVGVLPGVGPALTVALLLPATASFEPTGALIMFAGIYYGAMFGGSTTSILLNTPGESATIVTAMEGNMMAKRGRAGAALATSAIGSFVAGTIGTVLLTFVSPFAVDVALKFGPAEYFSVMVLAFVTVSAVLGASPARGLAALFLGLTIGLIGLDSQTGQARFTLGIPELLDGLDIVVVAVGLFAVGETLYVATYLNRGVDTIEQMKGSIWMSKEDWKRSWKPWLRGTAFGFPFGCIPAGGAEIPTFLSYATEKKLSKHADEFGKGAIEGVAGPEAANNASASGTLMPLLTLGLPTTATAAIILAAFQQYGLQPGPLLFDTQPELIWGLIASMYIGNVILLALNLPLVGVWVKLLAIPRPLLYAGILIFATMGAYGIRNSWFDLALLYGIGLLGFVMRRYDIPVAPVLVGLILGPLSEQQFRRALAISQGDLSIFVTQPISATVLAITALVVIVPQAWRLVRRMQANAIGHHSPI is encoded by the coding sequence ATGGAAACCCTCAACGCACTCCTCTCCGGCTTCGCGGTCGCGCTAAGCCTGCAGAACCTGTTCCTCGGCTTCGTCGGCGTCACGCTGGGCACCGCGGTCGGCGTGCTGCCGGGCGTCGGCCCCGCGCTGACGGTGGCGCTGCTGCTGCCGGCCACCGCGAGCTTCGAGCCCACCGGCGCGCTGATCATGTTCGCCGGCATCTACTATGGCGCGATGTTCGGCGGCTCGACGACCTCGATCCTGCTCAATACGCCGGGCGAGTCGGCGACCATCGTCACCGCGATGGAAGGCAACATGATGGCCAAGCGCGGCCGCGCCGGTGCGGCGCTCGCGACCTCGGCGATCGGCTCCTTCGTCGCCGGCACCATCGGCACCGTGCTGCTGACCTTCGTGTCGCCCTTCGCGGTCGACGTCGCGCTCAAATTCGGCCCGGCCGAGTACTTCTCGGTGATGGTGCTGGCCTTCGTGACGGTGTCGGCGGTGCTCGGCGCCTCGCCCGCGCGCGGCCTCGCGGCGCTGTTCCTCGGGCTCACGATCGGCCTCATCGGCCTCGACAGCCAGACCGGCCAGGCGCGCTTCACGCTGGGCATCCCGGAACTGCTCGACGGCCTCGACATCGTCGTCGTCGCGGTGGGTCTGTTCGCGGTCGGCGAGACCCTGTACGTCGCCACCTACCTCAACCGTGGCGTCGACACCATCGAGCAGATGAAGGGCTCGATCTGGATGAGCAAGGAGGACTGGAAGCGCTCGTGGAAGCCGTGGCTGCGTGGCACCGCCTTCGGTTTCCCGTTCGGCTGTATCCCCGCGGGCGGCGCCGAGATCCCGACTTTCCTCTCCTACGCGACCGAGAAGAAGCTCAGCAAGCATGCCGACGAGTTCGGCAAGGGCGCGATCGAAGGCGTGGCCGGGCCGGAAGCGGCCAACAACGCCTCCGCGAGCGGCACGCTGATGCCGCTGCTGACGCTGGGCCTGCCGACCACCGCGACCGCCGCGATCATCCTCGCCGCGTTCCAGCAGTACGGCCTGCAGCCCGGCCCGCTGCTGTTCGACACGCAGCCGGAGCTGATCTGGGGCCTGATCGCGAGCATGTACATCGGTAACGTGATCCTGCTCGCGCTCAACCTGCCGCTCGTGGGCGTGTGGGTGAAGCTGCTGGCGATCCCGCGTCCGCTGCTCTACGCCGGCATCCTGATCTTCGCGACGATGGGCGCCTACGGCATCCGCAACTCGTGGTTCGACCTCGCGCTGCTGTACGGCATCGGCCTGCTGGGCTTCGTGATGCGCCGCTACGACATCCCGGTCGCCCCGGTGCTGGTCGGCCTGATCCTGGGGCCGCTGTCCGAGCAGCAGTTCCGCCGCGCGCTCGCGATCAGCCAGGGCGACCT